A genomic stretch from Thermomonospora umbrina includes:
- a CDS encoding DUF1015 family protein produces the protein MLAVAEAGERVPRKSTSFGPKPRTGLVMRLLELG, from the coding sequence GTGCTGGCGGTGGCCGAGGCGGGGGAACGGGTGCCGCGCAAGTCGACCTCGTTCGGCCCCAAGCCGCGCACCGGCCTGGTGATGCGGCTGCTGGAACTCGGCTGA
- a CDS encoding MBL fold metallo-hydrolase, giving the protein MSNVKPLGGDVYEIDTRMAGYAGITAGYLILSDRPCLVEPGTSGSAPTVQRALTELGVGAEDLATVVVTHIHLDHAGGVGDIARMYPRSEIVVHEKGARHLADPERLMRSARMVFGDLLEPLFGELKPTDAARIRAVEETGEIDLGGGRRLHSHHSPGHAKHHVGLLDSLTGDLYVGDAAGIYIPKTADVRPATPPPDFDLDTALASLDKFQALRAQRLLFAHYGPVDAVSDTLERSAEELRIWVDAVRDARDQGLDLDHAVAAVQERTLGRYKAYGPDADPELAEKYEMLNGAASNVAGIIHSLDKHA; this is encoded by the coding sequence ATGAGCAACGTGAAGCCGCTGGGCGGCGACGTTTACGAGATCGACACCCGCATGGCCGGATACGCCGGCATCACGGCGGGCTATCTGATCCTGTCCGACCGGCCGTGCCTGGTCGAACCCGGGACCAGCGGCTCCGCCCCGACCGTCCAGCGGGCGCTCACCGAACTCGGGGTCGGGGCCGAGGACCTGGCGACCGTCGTCGTCACCCACATCCACCTGGACCACGCGGGCGGCGTCGGCGACATCGCCCGGATGTACCCGCGATCCGAGATCGTGGTCCACGAGAAGGGAGCCCGTCACCTGGCCGATCCCGAGCGGCTGATGCGCAGCGCCCGCATGGTGTTCGGGGACCTGCTCGAACCCCTCTTCGGGGAGCTGAAGCCGACCGACGCGGCCCGGATCCGGGCGGTCGAGGAGACCGGAGAGATCGACCTGGGCGGCGGCCGGAGGCTGCACTCCCACCACTCCCCCGGGCATGCCAAGCATCATGTCGGCCTGCTCGACTCCCTCACCGGCGACCTGTACGTCGGCGACGCGGCGGGCATCTACATCCCCAAGACCGCCGACGTCCGCCCGGCCACTCCGCCGCCGGACTTCGACCTGGACACGGCCCTCGCCTCCTTGGACAAGTTCCAGGCACTCCGCGCCCAACGCCTGCTCTTCGCGCACTACGGGCCGGTGGACGCGGTGTCGGACACCCTGGAGCGCTCCGCCGAGGAGCTGCGGATCTGGGTGGACGCCGTCCGCGACGCGCGCGACCAGGGGTTGGACCTCGACCATGCGGTGGCGGCCGTTCAGGAACGCACCCTCGGCCGCTACAAGGCGTACGGACCGGACGCCGATCCGGAACTGGCCGAGAAGTACGAGATGTTGAACGGCGCGGCGAGCAACGTCGCCGGCATCATCCACTCACTCGACAAGCACGCCTGA
- a CDS encoding alkaline phosphatase PhoX has product MPTGSNRRAFLRATALTGGATAFSGALWHRAFAATGVPRGPAQPGAGPYGPLQAADANGLRLPAGFTGRVVARSLQRVPGTRHTWHSAPDGGACFPTADGWIYVSNSEVPLIGGASALRFNASGTVTDAYRILNMTTLNCAGGATPWDTWLSCEEYDLGIVYETYPQGGRPAAQRPAMGRFKHEAAACDPVRKVVYLTEDQGDGCFYRFVPATWGDLSSGTLEVLIGSGTGPVTWRRVPNPRVWTTPTRNQVEGAMRFDGGEGCYYTDGVCYFTTKGDGRVWAYDAAASTLGLAYDDDLVTGGEAPLTGVDNITGTRSGDLYVAEDGGDMQINMITPNGVVTPFLQVVGHEKSEITGPAFSPDGSRLYFSSQRGRSGAIGGGDGHTFEVTGPFRA; this is encoded by the coding sequence ATGCCGACCGGGTCGAACCGACGTGCCTTCCTCCGCGCCACCGCCCTGACCGGCGGCGCCACCGCCTTCTCCGGGGCGCTCTGGCATCGGGCGTTCGCCGCCACGGGCGTTCCGCGCGGCCCCGCCCAGCCCGGTGCCGGTCCGTACGGGCCGCTCCAGGCCGCCGACGCGAACGGGCTCCGCCTCCCGGCCGGGTTCACGGGCAGGGTGGTGGCACGATCGCTGCAGCGGGTGCCGGGGACCCGACACACCTGGCATTCCGCTCCGGACGGCGGCGCCTGCTTCCCCACCGCCGACGGATGGATCTACGTCAGCAACTCGGAGGTGCCGCTGATCGGCGGCGCGTCGGCGCTGCGCTTCAACGCGTCGGGCACCGTCACCGACGCGTACCGCATCCTCAACATGACCACGCTGAACTGCGCGGGCGGCGCGACGCCGTGGGACACCTGGCTGTCGTGCGAGGAGTACGACCTCGGCATCGTGTACGAGACGTACCCGCAGGGCGGCAGGCCGGCCGCCCAGCGCCCCGCCATGGGCCGCTTCAAGCACGAGGCCGCCGCCTGCGACCCCGTTCGCAAGGTCGTCTACCTCACGGAGGACCAGGGCGACGGCTGTTTCTACCGCTTCGTCCCCGCCACCTGGGGCGACCTGTCGAGCGGCACGCTGGAGGTCCTGATCGGCTCGGGAACGGGCCCGGTCACCTGGAGGCGCGTACCGAACCCGCGGGTATGGACGACGCCGACCCGGAACCAGGTCGAGGGCGCCATGCGCTTCGACGGCGGCGAAGGGTGCTACTACACCGACGGCGTCTGCTACTTCACGACCAAGGGGGACGGGCGGGTCTGGGCGTACGACGCCGCCGCGTCGACCCTCGGGCTGGCCTACGACGACGATCTGGTGACCGGCGGCGAGGCCCCGCTGACCGGTGTCGACAACATCACCGGCACCCGTTCGGGCGACCTGTACGTGGCCGAGGACGGTGGCGACATGCAGATCAACATGATCACGCCGAACGGCGTGGTCACCCCGTTCCTGCAGGTCGTGGGGCATGAGAAGTCCGAGATCACCGGGCCCGCGTTCTCTCCTGACGGCTCGCGGCTCTACTTCTCCTCACAACGCGGCCGGAGCGGCGCGATCGGCGGCGGCGACGGCCACACCTTTGAGGTCACCGGGCCGTTCCGCGCCTGA
- the tyrS gene encoding tyrosine--tRNA ligase: MTDVLEDLAWRDLIAQSTDLDDLRALLAAGPVTLYCGFDPTAPSLHLGNLIQILTLRRFQRAGHRPIGLVGGATGLIGDPSGKSAERTLNSAEVVAGWVERIRGQVARYLDFDDGPTGALMVSNLDWTGPMSAIEFLRDIGKHFPVNRMLARETVKARLDSTGMSYTEFSYVLLQSMDFLELYRRYDCRLQTGGSDQWGNLTAGVDLIRRAEGGSAHALTTPLLTKADGSKFGKTAGGETYWLDPDLTSPYAFYQFWFNADDRDVEKYLKVFSFRTREEIEHLIKESAERPAARPAQRALAEEMTTLVHGADECAQVIAASRALFGQGALEELDERTLDAALGEVPRTQVPPGDLPTVVDLLTDTGLCKSKSEARRAIAQGGAYLNNAKVTSEDAVPTTEDLLHGRFLVLRRGKRNVGGVEVLRP; encoded by the coding sequence GTGACCGACGTCCTGGAGGATCTCGCGTGGCGCGACCTGATCGCGCAGTCCACCGACCTGGACGATCTGCGGGCGCTGCTCGCCGCGGGGCCGGTCACGCTGTATTGCGGGTTCGACCCGACCGCGCCGAGCCTGCATCTGGGCAACCTGATCCAGATCCTCACCCTGCGGCGCTTCCAACGCGCCGGTCACCGCCCGATCGGCCTGGTCGGCGGCGCCACCGGACTGATCGGCGACCCCAGCGGCAAGAGCGCCGAACGAACGCTCAACTCCGCCGAGGTCGTCGCCGGGTGGGTCGAACGGATCAGGGGACAGGTCGCCCGGTACCTCGACTTCGACGACGGCCCGACCGGCGCCCTCATGGTCAGCAACCTGGACTGGACGGGCCCGATGTCGGCCATCGAGTTCCTGCGCGACATCGGCAAGCACTTCCCGGTCAACCGGATGCTGGCCCGCGAGACCGTCAAGGCGCGGCTGGACAGCACCGGCATGAGCTACACCGAGTTCAGCTACGTGCTCCTGCAGTCGATGGACTTCCTCGAGCTCTACCGACGGTACGACTGCCGGCTGCAGACCGGCGGCAGCGACCAGTGGGGCAACCTCACGGCGGGTGTCGACCTGATCCGTCGGGCCGAGGGCGGCAGCGCCCACGCGCTCACCACCCCGCTGCTCACCAAGGCGGACGGCTCGAAGTTCGGCAAGACGGCCGGGGGGGAGACCTACTGGCTGGACCCCGACCTGACCTCGCCGTACGCCTTCTACCAGTTCTGGTTCAACGCCGATGACCGGGACGTGGAGAAGTACCTCAAGGTGTTCAGCTTCCGCACCCGCGAGGAGATCGAGCACCTGATCAAGGAGTCCGCCGAACGCCCCGCCGCCCGACCGGCACAGCGGGCGCTGGCCGAGGAGATGACCACCCTCGTCCATGGGGCGGACGAATGCGCCCAGGTCATCGCCGCCTCCCGCGCCCTCTTCGGCCAGGGCGCCTTGGAGGAGCTGGACGAGCGCACGCTCGACGCGGCGCTCGGCGAGGTCCCCCGCACCCAGGTGCCACCGGGGGACCTCCCGACCGTCGTCGACCTCCTGACGGACACCGGCCTGTGCAAGAGCAAGTCGGAGGCCCGCCGCGCGATCGCCCAGGGCGGCGCCTACCTGAACAACGCCAAGGTCACCTCCGAGGACGCCGTGCCGACGACGGAGGACCTGCTGCACGGCAGGTTCCTGGTGCTGCGTCGGGGCAAGCGCAACGTCGGAGGAGTCGAGGTCCTGCGCCCCTGA
- a CDS encoding DNA-3-methyladenine glycosylase: MSDVLARDFFDRPVEEVAPALLGQVFAHRTEQGEVSLRLTEVEAYAGPLDPASHSYRGRTPRNAVMWGPPGHAYVYFTYGMHYCVNLVCGPEDTASAVLLRAGEIVDGRDVAVARRPRSSPRDLARGPARLCQALGIAREQNGLDVCAADSPLRILAGEPARPTDFRTGPRVGVNAAQNVPWRFWIDGEPSVSQYRLHVPRRRKHAGRA, from the coding sequence ATGAGCGACGTGCTCGCCCGTGACTTCTTCGACCGCCCGGTGGAGGAGGTCGCCCCCGCCCTGCTCGGCCAGGTGTTCGCGCACCGCACCGAGCAGGGCGAGGTCTCCCTGCGCCTCACCGAGGTCGAGGCGTACGCGGGCCCCCTCGACCCCGCCTCTCACTCGTACCGGGGCCGCACTCCCCGCAACGCGGTCATGTGGGGGCCGCCCGGCCACGCGTACGTGTACTTCACGTACGGCATGCACTACTGCGTCAATCTCGTGTGCGGGCCCGAGGACACGGCGTCGGCCGTCCTCCTGCGCGCCGGTGAGATCGTCGACGGCCGGGACGTGGCCGTCGCCCGTCGCCCCCGGTCGTCCCCGCGCGACCTGGCCCGCGGGCCCGCCCGCCTGTGCCAGGCGCTGGGCATCGCCCGCGAGCAGAACGGACTCGACGTCTGCGCCGCCGACTCACCCCTGCGGATCCTCGCCGGTGAGCCCGCTCGCCCGACCGACTTCCGGACCGGCCCCCGCGTCGGCGTGAACGCGGCGCAGAACGTTCCCTGGCGCTTCTGGATCGACGGCGAGCCCAGCGTGTCCCAGTACCGCCTGCACGTGCCCCGGCGTCGCAAGCACGCTGGCCGGGCCTGA
- the argH gene encoding argininosuccinate lyase, with protein sequence MSKAPTRLWGGRFEGGPADALARLSVSVQFDWRLAPYDLMGSRAHARVLNRAGLLTDDELTRMLGALDDLENACRSGEFRPTVADEDVHTALERGLLERLGALGGKLRAGRSRNDQVATDLRLYLRDHARQIVSRLVELETALIAQAEHNMGVAAPGMTHLQHAQPVLFSHQLLAHVQPLTRDVDRLRDWDRRTSVSPLGSGALAGSSLPLDPRAVAEELGFDAPAANSMDAVSDRDFAAEFLFVAALIGVHLSRLGEEVVLWASQEFRWIEMDDTYATGSSIMPQKKNPDVAELARGKCGRLIGHLVGLLTTLKGLPLTYNRDLQEDKEGVFDAVETLLLVLPAMSGLIATMRVNTERLESLAPDGFALATDLAELLVRRGVPFRDAHEVVGHLVVWCQVNDKDFDDLTDDELAKVSPHLTPDVREVLNVQGALASRKAYGGTGPDQVREQLADLRVLVNDHAAWASDSDS encoded by the coding sequence GTGAGCAAGGCACCGACGAGGTTGTGGGGCGGCCGTTTCGAGGGCGGTCCGGCGGACGCGCTCGCCCGGCTGTCGGTGAGCGTCCAGTTCGACTGGCGCCTGGCCCCGTACGACCTGATGGGCTCGCGCGCCCACGCCCGGGTGCTGAACCGGGCGGGCCTGCTCACCGACGACGAGCTGACCCGGATGCTGGGCGCCCTCGACGACCTGGAGAACGCCTGCCGGTCCGGCGAGTTCCGTCCCACGGTCGCCGACGAGGACGTCCACACCGCCCTGGAGCGCGGCCTGCTCGAGCGCCTCGGCGCGCTCGGCGGCAAGCTCCGCGCCGGCCGCAGCCGCAACGACCAGGTCGCCACCGACCTGCGGCTGTACCTGCGCGACCACGCCCGGCAGATCGTCTCCCGGCTGGTCGAGCTGGAGACCGCGCTGATCGCCCAGGCCGAGCACAACATGGGCGTGGCCGCCCCCGGCATGACCCACCTCCAGCACGCCCAGCCCGTGCTGTTCTCCCACCAGCTCCTGGCCCACGTGCAGCCGCTCACCCGCGACGTCGACCGGCTGCGCGACTGGGACCGGCGCACCTCGGTGTCCCCGCTCGGCTCCGGCGCCCTCGCGGGGTCCTCCCTGCCGCTGGACCCGCGCGCCGTCGCGGAGGAGCTGGGCTTCGACGCCCCCGCCGCCAACTCGATGGACGCGGTCAGCGACCGTGACTTCGCCGCCGAGTTCCTCTTCGTGGCGGCCCTCATCGGCGTCCACCTGTCCCGCCTCGGCGAGGAGGTGGTGCTGTGGGCCTCGCAGGAGTTCCGCTGGATCGAGATGGACGACACCTACGCCACCGGGTCGTCGATCATGCCCCAGAAGAAGAACCCCGACGTGGCCGAGCTCGCGCGCGGCAAGTGCGGCCGGCTCATCGGCCACCTCGTCGGCCTGCTCACCACCCTCAAGGGCCTGCCGCTCACCTACAACCGCGATCTCCAGGAGGACAAGGAGGGCGTCTTCGACGCCGTCGAGACCCTGCTGCTGGTCCTCCCGGCCATGTCGGGCCTCATCGCGACCATGCGGGTCAACACCGAACGGCTGGAGTCCCTGGCCCCGGACGGCTTCGCGCTCGCCACCGACCTGGCCGAGCTGCTCGTCCGGCGCGGCGTGCCGTTCCGCGACGCCCACGAGGTCGTCGGTCACCTCGTCGTGTGGTGCCAGGTCAACGACAAGGACTTCGACGACCTCACCGACGACGAACTGGCCAAGGTCTCCCCGCACCTGACGCCGGACGTCCGCGAGGTCCTCAACGTCCAGGGCGCCCTCGCCTCCCGCAAGGCCTACGGCGGCACCGGTCCCGACCAGGTCCGCGAGCAGCTCGCCGACCTCCGCGTCCTGGTCAACGACCACGCCGCCTGGGCCTCCGACTCCGACTCCTGA
- a CDS encoding argininosuccinate synthase, translating to MSERVVLAYSGGLDTSVAIPFIAEQTGAEVIAVAVDVGQDGEDLEVIRKRALACGAAEAVVVDAREEFAAEFCVPALQANALYMDRYPLLSSLSRPLIVKHLVAAAKRYGGTAVSHGCTGKGNDQVRFEAGLYALHPELKVIAPARDFAWTRDKAIAYAEEKGLPIDVSSKSPYSIDQNLWGRAVETGFLEDIWNGPIEDVYSYTSDPAVPREADEVVITFKGGVPVALDGRALTPYQLITELNQRAGAQGVGRIDMVEDRLVGIKSREVYEAPAAIALITAHMELENVTVERDLARFKRGVDQRWSELVYDGLWFSPLKYALDAFIADAQKHVSGDIRLTLHGGRAVVTGRRSDASLYDYDLATYDTGDTFDQSLAKGFVDLFTLPSKMAAIRDRRTQG from the coding sequence ATGAGCGAGCGGGTCGTACTCGCATACAGCGGGGGCCTGGACACCTCCGTGGCCATCCCGTTCATCGCCGAGCAGACCGGCGCCGAGGTCATCGCCGTCGCCGTCGACGTCGGCCAGGACGGCGAGGACCTCGAGGTCATCCGGAAGCGGGCGCTGGCGTGCGGCGCCGCCGAGGCCGTCGTGGTCGACGCCAGGGAGGAGTTCGCCGCCGAGTTCTGCGTTCCCGCCCTGCAGGCGAACGCGCTCTACATGGACCGCTACCCGCTGCTGTCCTCGCTGTCCCGACCGCTGATCGTCAAGCACCTCGTCGCCGCCGCCAAGCGGTACGGCGGCACCGCCGTCTCGCACGGCTGCACCGGCAAGGGCAACGACCAGGTCCGGTTCGAGGCCGGGCTGTACGCCCTGCACCCCGAGCTCAAGGTCATCGCCCCGGCCCGCGACTTCGCCTGGACCCGCGACAAGGCCATCGCCTACGCCGAGGAGAAGGGCCTGCCGATCGACGTGTCGAGCAAGTCCCCCTACTCCATCGACCAGAACCTGTGGGGCCGCGCCGTCGAGACCGGCTTCCTCGAGGACATCTGGAACGGCCCCATCGAGGACGTCTACAGCTACACCTCCGACCCGGCCGTGCCCCGCGAGGCCGACGAGGTCGTCATCACCTTCAAGGGCGGCGTCCCCGTCGCCCTCGACGGTCGCGCGCTGACCCCGTACCAGCTCATCACCGAGCTCAACCAGCGCGCCGGCGCGCAGGGTGTCGGCCGCATCGACATGGTCGAGGACCGGCTCGTCGGCATCAAGAGCCGCGAGGTCTACGAGGCCCCCGCCGCCATCGCGCTGATCACCGCGCACATGGAGCTGGAGAACGTCACCGTCGAACGCGACCTGGCCCGGTTCAAGCGGGGCGTCGACCAGCGCTGGAGCGAGCTGGTCTACGACGGCCTGTGGTTCTCCCCGCTCAAGTACGCCTTGGACGCGTTCATCGCCGACGCCCAGAAGCACGTCTCCGGCGACATCCGCCTCACCCTGCACGGCGGGCGGGCCGTCGTCACCGGCCGGCGCAGCGACGCCTCCCTGTACGACTACGACCTCGCCACCTACGACACGGGCGACACGTTCGACCAGAGCCTGGCCAAGGGCTTCGTCGACCTGTTCACCCTGCCCAGCAAGATGGCCGCCATCCGCGACCGCCGCACCCAGGGCTGA
- a CDS encoding arginine repressor → MTTPVTKAARHARVVDLLTRNPVHSQGELARLLAEEGLEVTQATLSRDLVEIGAVKLRADDGSLIYAVPGEGGDRIPRTRTGTAESFHGRLARLAQELLVSAEASANLVIVRTPAGAAQYLASAIDHAEWPTVLGTVAGDDSILVIARDPQGGRSLADALLRLTERRG, encoded by the coding sequence ATGACCACCCCGGTGACCAAGGCGGCGCGGCACGCCCGCGTCGTCGACCTGCTGACCCGCAACCCCGTCCACTCCCAGGGCGAGCTGGCCCGCCTGCTGGCCGAGGAGGGCCTGGAGGTCACCCAGGCCACCCTGTCCCGCGACCTGGTGGAGATCGGGGCGGTCAAGCTGCGGGCCGACGACGGCAGCCTGATCTACGCCGTCCCGGGGGAGGGCGGGGACCGGATCCCGCGCACCCGCACCGGGACCGCCGAGTCCTTCCACGGCAGGCTCGCCCGGCTCGCGCAAGAGCTGCTGGTCTCCGCGGAGGCGTCCGCCAACCTGGTCATCGTCCGGACCCCGGCGGGAGCCGCCCAGTACCTGGCCTCCGCCATCGACCACGCCGAATGGCCCACCGTGCTGGGCACCGTGGCGGGCGACGACTCGATCCTGGTCATCGCCCGCGATCCGCAGGGCGGCCGGTCCCTGGCCGACGCGCTCCTGCGGCTGACCGAACGACGAGGTTAG
- the argF gene encoding ornithine carbamoyltransferase, whose product MTMHFLRDDDLTPAQQGQVLDLAAAMKRDRFAHRPLEGPRSVAVLFDKPSTRTRISFAVGIAELGGHALIMDAGTSQLGRGETIADTARVLERQVAAIVWRTSGQERIAEMAAASSVPVVNALTDLFHPCQILADLQTVREAKGALAGVTLTYLGDGANNMAHSYLLGCATAGMHVRVGSPEGYVPDPVIVADAAAIARGTGGSVTVTHDAKAAAEGADVLATDTWVSMGQHAKDLAVFEPYAVDEDKVALAAPDVAVLHCLPAYRGKEIAASVLDGPHSVVWDEAENRLHAQKALLTWLLERRP is encoded by the coding sequence CTGACGATGCACTTCCTGCGCGACGACGACCTGACCCCCGCCCAGCAGGGACAGGTGCTCGACCTCGCCGCCGCCATGAAGCGCGACCGGTTCGCCCACCGCCCCCTGGAGGGCCCCCGGTCGGTGGCGGTGCTGTTCGACAAGCCGTCCACCCGGACCCGGATCAGCTTCGCCGTCGGCATCGCCGAACTCGGCGGCCACGCCCTCATCATGGACGCCGGCACCAGCCAGCTCGGCCGCGGCGAGACCATCGCCGACACGGCCCGGGTGCTGGAACGCCAGGTCGCCGCGATCGTGTGGCGCACCTCCGGCCAGGAGCGGATCGCCGAGATGGCCGCCGCCTCCTCCGTGCCGGTCGTCAACGCGCTCACCGACCTGTTCCACCCCTGCCAGATCCTCGCCGACCTGCAGACCGTCCGCGAGGCCAAGGGAGCGCTGGCCGGCGTGACGCTGACCTACCTCGGCGACGGCGCCAACAACATGGCCCACTCCTACCTGCTGGGCTGCGCCACCGCGGGCATGCACGTCCGCGTCGGGTCGCCCGAGGGCTACGTCCCCGACCCGGTCATCGTGGCCGACGCCGCCGCGATCGCGCGCGGCACCGGCGGGTCCGTCACCGTCACCCACGACGCCAAGGCCGCCGCCGAGGGCGCCGACGTGCTCGCCACCGACACCTGGGTCTCCATGGGGCAGCACGCCAAGGACCTCGCCGTCTTCGAGCCGTACGCCGTCGACGAGGACAAGGTCGCGCTCGCCGCCCCCGATGTCGCGGTGCTGCACTGCCTGCCCGCCTACCGGGGCAAGGAGATCGCCGCGTCCGTCCTCGACGGCCCGCACAGCGTGGTCTGGGACGAGGCCGAGAACCGGCTCCACGCCCAGAAGGCGCTGCTCACCTGGCTGCTGGAGCGTCGGCCATGA
- a CDS encoding acetylornithine transaminase, translated as MSSDDLRARYEAAFMPNYGVPPVALVSGRGCVVRDADGREYLDFIAGIAVSSLGHAHEALVEAVGDQVRSIAHTSNLFVNEPEVLLAEELRRLLGGRGRVFLSNSGTEANECALKLAIKHAKAQGRTHFVAAENGFHGRTMGALSLTGKHSIREPFGPFALDVRFVPYGDADALREAVTDECAAVFLEPTLGEGGVVPPPDGYLTAVREICDATGALFVMDEIQSAIGRTGTWFAHQHEDVLPDVLTLAKGLGGGLPIGACVGFGPAGELFAKGDHGSTFGGNPVAAAAALAVLRTVEKEGLLANAAQVGEALGDGLARLGHPLVKAVRGRGLWLGVVLAEPRAAAVEAAAREAGFLVNAVQPNVIRLAPPLIVTADQAAALVRAFPSILDAAAQKET; from the coding sequence GTGAGCTCCGACGACCTGCGGGCGCGGTACGAGGCCGCGTTCATGCCCAACTACGGGGTCCCCCCGGTGGCGCTGGTGTCCGGTCGGGGCTGTGTCGTCCGCGACGCCGATGGCAGGGAGTACCTCGACTTCATCGCCGGCATCGCCGTCAGCTCGCTGGGTCACGCCCACGAGGCCCTCGTCGAGGCGGTGGGCGACCAGGTCCGCTCGATCGCCCACACCTCCAACCTGTTCGTCAACGAGCCGGAGGTGCTGCTGGCCGAGGAGCTGCGGCGGCTGCTCGGCGGACGGGGCCGGGTGTTCCTGTCCAACAGCGGCACCGAGGCCAACGAGTGCGCCCTCAAGCTCGCCATCAAGCACGCCAAGGCCCAAGGCCGCACCCACTTCGTCGCGGCCGAGAACGGCTTCCACGGCCGCACGATGGGCGCGCTGTCCCTCACCGGCAAGCACTCCATCCGTGAGCCGTTCGGGCCGTTCGCCCTCGACGTCCGGTTCGTTCCGTACGGCGACGCCGACGCGCTGCGCGAGGCCGTCACCGACGAGTGCGCCGCGGTGTTCCTCGAGCCCACCCTCGGCGAGGGCGGCGTCGTCCCCCCGCCGGACGGCTACCTCACCGCCGTCCGCGAGATCTGCGACGCGACCGGCGCGCTGTTCGTGATGGACGAGATCCAGTCCGCCATCGGCCGGACCGGCACGTGGTTCGCCCACCAGCACGAGGACGTCCTGCCCGACGTCCTCACCCTGGCCAAGGGGCTCGGCGGCGGCCTCCCCATCGGCGCCTGCGTCGGGTTCGGCCCGGCCGGGGAGCTGTTCGCCAAGGGCGACCACGGCAGCACCTTCGGCGGCAATCCGGTGGCCGCCGCGGCGGCCCTGGCCGTGCTGCGGACCGTCGAGAAGGAAGGGCTCCTCGCCAACGCCGCCCAGGTCGGCGAGGCGCTCGGGGACGGGCTCGCCCGCCTCGGCCATCCCCTGGTGAAGGCCGTCCGGGGCCGCGGGCTGTGGCTGGGCGTCGTCCTCGCCGAGCCCCGCGCCGCCGCCGTCGAGGCCGCCGCCCGCGAGGCCGGGTTCCTGGTCAACGCCGTGCAGCCGAACGTGATCCGGCTCGCCCCGCCGCTGATCGTCACCGCCGACCAGGCGGCAGCCCTGGTCCGCGCGTTCCCCTCGATCCTCGACGCCGCCGCACAGAAGGAGACCTGA
- the argB gene encoding acetylglutamate kinase: protein MSATRSRVLAKAATLIEALPWLERFHGRTVVIKYGGHAMTEESLRHSFAEDIVFLRYAGLKPVIVHGGGPQINAALEKHGIESTFTAGLRVTTPEAMEVVRMVLVGQVNRDVVGLINRHGAFAVGMSGEDANLFTAERKPAMVDGEPVDIGQVGEIVEVQVGAVRSLLDDGRVPVISSVARGDDGEIYNVNADTAAAALAVALDAAKLIVLTDVEGLYADWPDSDEVIDDLTTEELAGLLPDLSAGMVPKMEACLHAVRGGVPQAHVLDGRVPHALLLEVFTDEGIGTMVLPAREGSQ, encoded by the coding sequence ATGAGCGCCACCCGGAGTCGCGTGCTCGCCAAGGCCGCCACGCTGATCGAGGCGCTGCCGTGGCTGGAGCGCTTCCACGGCCGGACCGTCGTGATCAAGTACGGCGGGCACGCGATGACCGAGGAGTCGCTGCGGCACTCCTTCGCCGAGGACATCGTGTTCCTGCGGTACGCGGGCCTCAAGCCGGTGATCGTGCACGGCGGCGGCCCGCAGATCAACGCCGCGCTGGAGAAGCACGGCATCGAGTCCACCTTCACCGCCGGGTTGCGGGTCACCACCCCCGAGGCCATGGAGGTCGTCCGGATGGTGCTGGTCGGCCAGGTCAACCGCGACGTGGTCGGCCTGATCAACCGGCACGGCGCGTTCGCCGTCGGGATGTCCGGCGAGGACGCCAACCTGTTCACCGCCGAGCGCAAGCCCGCCATGGTGGACGGCGAGCCGGTCGACATCGGCCAGGTCGGCGAGATCGTCGAGGTCCAGGTCGGCGCGGTCCGCAGCCTGCTGGACGACGGCCGGGTCCCGGTGATCTCCAGTGTGGCGCGCGGCGACGACGGAGAGATCTACAACGTGAACGCCGACACCGCCGCCGCGGCGCTGGCCGTCGCGCTGGACGCCGCCAAGCTCATCGTCCTCACCGACGTCGAGGGCCTGTACGCCGACTGGCCCGACAGCGACGAGGTCATCGACGACCTGACGACCGAGGAGCTGGCCGGACTGTTGCCCGACCTGTCGGCGGGCATGGTCCCGAAGATGGAGGCGTGCCTGCACGCCGTCCGCGGCGGCGTCCCCCAGGCCCACGTCCTCGACGGCCGGGTGCCGCACGCGCTGCTGCTGGAAGTGTTCACCGACGAGGGCATCGGCACGATGGTGCTGCCCGCCCGGGAGGGATCCCAGTGA